In a single window of the Leisingera daeponensis DSM 23529 genome:
- the gcvH gene encoding glycine cleavage system protein GcvH, translated as MKYTEEHEWLLPEDDLITVGITVHAAEQLGEVVYIELPEPGTEVSKDDEVVVIESVKAASDILAPLDGEIVEVNEALADDPGKVNDDPEGAAWFFKIKPSDLSPMDDYMDEAGYKDFIS; from the coding sequence ATGAAATACACCGAGGAACACGAGTGGCTGCTGCCCGAGGACGACCTGATCACCGTCGGCATCACCGTCCATGCCGCCGAACAGCTCGGCGAAGTGGTTTATATCGAGCTGCCGGAGCCGGGCACCGAAGTCTCCAAGGACGATGAGGTCGTGGTGATTGAATCGGTCAAGGCGGCGTCCGACATCCTTGCCCCGCTCGACGGCGAGATCGTCGAGGTGAACGAGGCGCTGGCCGACGACCCCGGCAAGGTGAACGACGACCCCGAGGGCGCGGCCTGGTTCTTCAAGATCAAACCCTCGGACCTGTCGCCGATGGACGATTACATGGATGAAGCAGGCTATAAGGACTTCATCTCCTGA
- a CDS encoding YcjX family protein — protein sequence MVITSLADGVMSGVESVTSGLSSALFDRPLRLGVTGLARSGKTVFITSLVANLMDRGRMLQLNAAREGRIEAAFLQPQPDDTVPRFDFESHLAALTGPSPHWPDSTRAVSELRLSLKVRPAGLLSGLQGLRTLHLDIVDYPGEWLLDLALLDKSYAEWSSDVLSRIAARPQAEHFLAEKTKTAPAGAHDEPQAQALAAAFTGYLHAARAAGFYDCTPGRFLLPGDLEGSPVLTFAPLPPEAGAPRGSLWREMDRRYEAYKSKVVKPFFRDHFARIDRQVVLVDALSAIHSGPQAVEDLRHAMADILSAFKPGRNRFLTRLLGGKRVEKILFAATKADHLHHAQHGRMTAIIEALTREAQDRARFAGAHTAALSMASLRTTTEEMRPLNGTELPCVRGTLLETGKQAAFYPGALPEDPAQLLTPARQGAARWLEGDYQAMAFAPAPLTLKHGSGPPHIRLDRAAEFLIGDAL from the coding sequence TTGGTGATAACCTCCCTTGCAGACGGGGTGATGAGCGGGGTGGAGAGCGTCACCAGCGGTCTCTCCTCGGCGTTGTTTGACCGGCCATTGCGGCTGGGGGTCACCGGGCTGGCGCGCTCCGGCAAGACGGTGTTCATCACCTCGCTGGTTGCCAATCTGATGGACCGGGGCCGGATGCTGCAGCTGAACGCCGCGCGCGAGGGGCGGATCGAGGCCGCCTTTCTTCAGCCCCAGCCCGACGACACCGTTCCGCGCTTCGATTTTGAGTCCCACCTCGCAGCGCTGACCGGGCCGTCACCCCATTGGCCGGACAGCACCCGCGCGGTGTCGGAGCTGCGTCTCAGCCTGAAGGTGCGGCCCGCCGGCCTTCTGTCCGGCCTGCAGGGGCTGCGCACACTGCATCTGGATATCGTCGACTACCCGGGTGAATGGCTGCTGGACCTGGCGCTGCTGGACAAGAGCTATGCCGAATGGTCCTCGGATGTCCTCTCGCGCATCGCCGCACGCCCGCAGGCGGAACACTTCCTGGCGGAGAAAACCAAAACGGCCCCCGCCGGGGCGCATGACGAGCCGCAGGCGCAGGCCCTTGCCGCCGCGTTTACAGGCTACCTGCACGCGGCCCGCGCTGCCGGCTTTTACGATTGCACCCCGGGCCGCTTCCTGCTGCCGGGCGACCTGGAGGGCTCGCCGGTGCTGACCTTCGCACCGCTGCCGCCGGAAGCAGGCGCCCCGCGCGGCAGCCTGTGGCGGGAGATGGACCGGCGGTATGAGGCCTATAAGTCCAAGGTCGTCAAACCCTTCTTCCGCGACCATTTTGCCCGCATCGACCGTCAGGTGGTGCTGGTCGATGCGCTCTCGGCGATCCACTCCGGCCCGCAGGCGGTGGAGGATCTGCGCCACGCGATGGCGGATATCCTCAGCGCCTTCAAACCGGGCCGCAACCGTTTCCTGACCCGGCTCTTGGGCGGCAAGCGGGTGGAGAAGATCCTGTTCGCCGCCACCAAGGCCGACCATCTGCACCACGCCCAGCATGGCCGCATGACCGCCATCATCGAGGCCCTGACCCGCGAGGCGCAGGACCGCGCCCGCTTTGCCGGGGCGCACACCGCGGCGCTGTCCATGGCCTCTCTGCGCACCACCACCGAGGAGATGCGCCCCCTCAACGGCACTGAGCTTCCTTGCGTCCGCGGCACCTTGCTGGAGACCGGCAAGCAGGCGGCGTTTTATCCCGGTGCGCTGCCCGAAGACCCGGCCCAGCTGCTCACCCCCGCCCGTCAGGGCGCCGCGCGCTGGCTGGAGGGGGATTATCAGGCGATGGCCTTTGCGCCCGCACCGCTGACCCTCAAACATGGCAGCGGCCCGCCGCATATCCGCCTCGACCGCGCCGCCGAATTCCTGATCGGAGATGCCCTGTGA
- a CDS encoding YcjF family protein, translating to MSKKPVLFDLEEEAGAPPVADAPPVPELAAPGLPPPPAMEQAARIAARRPSRLARWFWAVLVAVVGAMASVAAWDFATGLIARVPVLGWAVSAGLAVLVLLALAMGLRELAALSRLRRVDTLRHQAAEVSDLTAARAFTSLLEGFYKDREDLSWHQARLAERKADIMDGDALLLLAEEELLVPLDALALREVEAAARQVATVTAIVPMALADILTALVSSLRMIRRVAGIYGGRPGVFSSWRLTRAVLAHLAATGAVAAGDDLLEPVLGGSVLSKLSRRFGEGLVNGALSARVGIAAMEVCRPMPFSDRRKPSTRKVVQRALTGLFSRDK from the coding sequence ATGAGCAAGAAGCCGGTTCTGTTCGATCTGGAGGAAGAGGCCGGGGCGCCGCCGGTTGCGGATGCCCCGCCGGTGCCCGAGCTGGCGGCGCCGGGGCTTCCGCCGCCGCCGGCAATGGAACAGGCGGCCCGGATTGCCGCCCGCAGGCCGTCGCGCCTGGCACGCTGGTTCTGGGCGGTGCTGGTTGCGGTGGTCGGGGCCATGGCCTCGGTGGCAGCTTGGGATTTCGCGACCGGACTGATCGCCCGGGTGCCCGTGCTGGGCTGGGCGGTCAGCGCCGGTCTGGCGGTTCTGGTGCTGCTGGCGCTGGCGATGGGCCTGCGCGAGCTGGCGGCGCTGTCGCGGCTGCGCCGGGTCGATACCTTGCGGCACCAAGCGGCAGAGGTCTCTGACCTGACCGCGGCCCGCGCCTTTACCAGCCTGCTGGAGGGCTTTTACAAGGACCGCGAGGATCTCAGCTGGCACCAGGCCCGGCTGGCAGAGCGCAAGGCGGACATCATGGATGGCGACGCCCTGTTGCTGCTGGCGGAGGAGGAGCTGCTGGTGCCGCTCGACGCCCTTGCCCTGCGGGAAGTGGAGGCCGCCGCCCGGCAGGTCGCCACGGTGACGGCGATCGTGCCCATGGCGCTGGCGGATATTCTGACGGCGCTGGTCTCCTCGCTGCGGATGATCCGCCGGGTCGCCGGGATCTATGGCGGCCGGCCCGGTGTTTTCAGCTCCTGGCGGCTGACCCGCGCGGTGCTGGCGCATCTGGCCGCGACCGGCGCGGTGGCGGCGGGCGATGACCTATTGGAGCCGGTGCTGGGCGGCTCAGTCCTGTCCAAACTGTCGCGCCGCTTCGGCGAGGGGCTGGTGAACGGCGCGCTGTCGGCACGGGTCGGCATCGCCGCCATGGAGGTCTGCCGCCCGATGCCGTTTTCGGACCGGCGCAAGCCCAGCACCCGCAAAGTGGTGCAGCGGGCGCTGACCGGCCTGTTTTCCAGAGACAAGTAA
- a CDS encoding glutamine synthetase family protein codes for MAQDFTSGKLARLGLLSAEDCRKAAEITSRAQFDGIETVRVLFPDQHGLLRGKAVMPEAFAGVFDRGLNVPATLLLKDTSHRNAFPVWEGGTGLAAPIQGAGDVLLVPRPDTFRALPWSGHSAWIFCEPVCLDGQRIPFASSGVLQRAVDRLAGQGMAATFGLEVEFHIFELADPSAASEQAGRPGAPVQTRNLTQGYQYLTETRYGEVEGILDLLRRNAQKLGLPVRSVEIEMGPSQVEFTFAPGSAMEQADAMVMFRTMVKEVCARNGLHASFMAKPRLAGALASGWHVHQSLQDLATGRNLFMPEAAGVLPPPASGWMAGLLKYAAETSLLTAPTVNSYKRYLPFQLAPSRIGWGVDNRGAMLRALMQPGDAASRIENRAPDSSANPYYALAAQIIAGAAGVREGLEAPKPTLSPYSEEAARLPRSLGQALDGFAGSTLCREALGADTADYLLQLKQFEWERYLDTVSEWEQAEYFDLF; via the coding sequence ATGGCACAAGACTTCACATCCGGCAAACTGGCCCGCCTGGGACTGCTCAGCGCGGAGGACTGCCGCAAGGCGGCAGAGATCACCTCCCGCGCGCAGTTCGACGGGATCGAGACGGTGCGGGTGCTGTTCCCGGACCAGCACGGGCTCTTGCGCGGCAAGGCGGTGATGCCGGAGGCTTTTGCCGGTGTCTTCGACCGCGGCCTCAACGTGCCCGCGACCCTGCTGCTCAAGGACACCTCGCACCGCAATGCCTTTCCTGTGTGGGAGGGCGGCACCGGGCTGGCCGCGCCGATACAGGGCGCGGGCGACGTGCTGCTGGTGCCGCGCCCGGACACCTTCCGCGCGCTGCCCTGGTCCGGCCATTCCGCCTGGATCTTCTGCGAGCCGGTCTGCCTGGACGGCCAGCGGATCCCCTTTGCCTCCAGCGGCGTGCTGCAGCGTGCGGTGGACCGGCTGGCGGGGCAGGGGATGGCGGCCACCTTCGGGCTGGAGGTGGAATTCCACATCTTCGAACTGGCGGACCCTTCCGCCGCCAGCGAGCAGGCAGGCCGCCCCGGCGCCCCGGTCCAGACCCGCAACCTGACGCAAGGCTATCAGTACCTCACCGAAACCCGTTATGGCGAGGTCGAGGGCATCCTGGACCTGTTGCGCCGCAACGCCCAGAAACTGGGCCTGCCGGTGCGGTCCGTGGAAATCGAGATGGGCCCCAGCCAGGTGGAGTTCACCTTTGCCCCCGGCAGCGCCATGGAGCAGGCCGACGCGATGGTGATGTTCCGCACCATGGTCAAGGAGGTCTGCGCCAGAAACGGCCTGCACGCCAGCTTCATGGCCAAGCCGCGGCTGGCGGGGGCCCTGGCCAGCGGCTGGCACGTCCACCAGTCGCTGCAGGACCTGGCCACGGGCCGCAATCTGTTCATGCCGGAAGCCGCCGGGGTGCTGCCCCCGCCTGCCAGCGGCTGGATGGCGGGCCTGTTGAAATACGCGGCTGAGACCTCGCTGCTGACCGCGCCCACGGTGAACAGCTACAAGCGGTATCTGCCGTTTCAACTGGCGCCCAGCCGGATCGGCTGGGGCGTGGACAACCGCGGCGCCATGCTGCGCGCGCTGATGCAGCCGGGCGATGCCGCCAGCCGGATCGAAAACCGTGCTCCCGACAGCTCGGCCAACCCTTACTATGCGCTCGCCGCCCAGATCATCGCAGGCGCCGCCGGGGTCCGCGAGGGGCTGGAGGCCCCGAAACCCACCCTGTCGCCCTACAGCGAGGAGGCCGCGCGCCTGCCGCGCTCGCTGGGCCAGGCGCTGGACGGCTTCGCAGGCTCAACCCTGTGCCGAGAGGCGCTGGGGGCGGACACTGCGGATTACCTGCTGCAGCTCAAGCAGTTCGAGTGGGAGCGCTATCTGGACACCGTCAGCGAGTGGGAGCAGGCGGAGTATTTCGACCTGTTCTGA
- a CDS encoding IclR family transcriptional regulator domain-containing protein, with translation MTAVEQDRNISSSFAKGLAVLAVFDAASPSLTLAEIARRTGQDRATARRGALTLVQAGYLRQDGRMLSLTPRVLALAGGFLQANQFGRRVQPVLNRHARQMEIEVTLAMLDQGRVLLLAQSTVDHGHITYGFTAGSHIPLAHTSLGRMLLAGLPEEEAAAVLAETVIPHHTSQSLTGPAAILDRVAQAREQGYCLTDSEFEAGITGYAVPVSRPGRTPIVAGCSAPRGRQPQADAERLLRGLQLCAAELRQAEAVDHL, from the coding sequence ATGACAGCGGTGGAACAGGACAGGAATATTTCGTCGAGCTTTGCCAAGGGGCTGGCCGTTCTGGCGGTGTTTGATGCGGCCAGCCCCAGCCTCACTCTGGCCGAAATCGCCCGGCGCACCGGGCAGGACCGGGCCACCGCCCGGCGCGGGGCGCTGACTCTGGTGCAGGCGGGCTATCTGCGCCAGGACGGGCGGATGCTGTCCCTGACGCCGCGGGTGCTGGCGCTGGCGGGCGGTTTCCTGCAGGCCAACCAGTTCGGCCGCCGGGTGCAGCCGGTGCTGAACCGGCACGCCCGGCAGATGGAGATCGAGGTGACGCTGGCGATGCTGGACCAGGGCCGGGTGCTGCTGCTGGCGCAATCGACGGTGGATCACGGCCACATCACCTATGGCTTCACGGCTGGTTCGCATATCCCGCTGGCCCATACCAGCCTGGGGCGGATGCTGCTGGCCGGCCTGCCGGAGGAGGAGGCAGCGGCGGTGCTGGCAGAAACCGTCATCCCGCACCACACCAGCCAGTCGCTGACCGGTCCCGCCGCCATTCTGGACCGCGTTGCCCAGGCGCGCGAACAGGGCTACTGCCTGACCGACAGCGAGTTCGAAGCCGGGATCACCGGTTATGCGGTGCCGGTGTCGCGCCCGGGCCGGACGCCGATTGTGGCGGGCTGCTCTGCCCCGCGCGGGCGGCAGCCGCAAGCCGATGCCGAGCGGCTGCTGCGCGGGCTGCAGCTGTGCGCGGCGGAGCTGCGCCAGGCCGAGGCGGTGGACCACCTGTAA
- the ileS gene encoding isoleucine--tRNA ligase, translated as MCADTPQTPDYKDTLNLPKTDFPMRAGLPKREPAWLDRWAEIGVYEKLREKAAAAKGTDAERKPFTLHDGPPYANGHLHIGHALNKTIKDMIVRSHQMMGFDARYVPGWDCHGLPIEWKIEEQYRKKGKNKDAVPVVEFRQECRAFADSWVEIQREEFKRLGITGNWDDPYLTMNYHAEAVIADEFMKFLMNGTLYQGSKPVMWSPVEKTALAEAEVEYHDKESFTIWVKFKVAEAGGFVAADGEDADYAGADSAIVAQDLEGAHVVIWTTTPWTIPSNKAVVYGADIAYGLYEVTGAPEECWAAAGDRFLLADNLAADVFKRARLGEGQYKRLRGVSAEELSSLSLKHPLAGAEGSNGEWDAIRDFRAASFVTDTEGTGFVHCAPSHGMEEFELYRDLGMLEQVITYNVMDDGSFRADLPFFGGTYILNRKGGEGDANKAVIDKLVEAGGLLARGKIKHSYPHSWRSKAPIIYRNTPQWFASVDRKLDDGMGEMGDSIRERALRSIDELVKWWPQTGRNRLFSMIESRPDWVLSRQRAWGVPLTCFTRKGALPTDADFLLRNEDVNKRIVAEFEEHGADVWYEDGFKARVLGNSVDPDDYDQVFDVLDVWFDSGSTHAFVLRDREDGTEDGIADVYMEGTDQHRGWFHSSLLQACGTKGRAPYRNVVTHGFTLDEKGMKMSKSLGNTIVPDEVVKQYGADILRLWVAQTDYTADQRIGPEILKGTADSYRRLRNTMRFMLGSLGDFREEQRVAPEDMPELERWVLHRLAELDQKVRSGYQSFDFQGVFSSVFNFATVDLSAFYFDIRKDALYCDGDTLNARAARTVLDILFHRLTTWLAPILVFTMEEVWLEKYPGEGSSVHLQDIPETPAGWLNPALAEKWAKIRQARRVVTAALEVQRTDKVIGASLEAAPVVHVRDKEALAALKSVNFADICITSDIMLTNDPAPAEAFRMPEVDGVSVVFEKADGDKCQRCWKILPDVGRHSHAGVCGRCDSALS; from the coding sequence ATGTGCGCCGACACGCCCCAGACGCCTGACTACAAAGACACTCTCAATCTGCCAAAAACCGATTTCCCGATGCGCGCCGGCCTGCCCAAGCGCGAGCCTGCCTGGCTGGACCGCTGGGCTGAGATCGGCGTCTACGAAAAACTCCGCGAGAAGGCCGCCGCGGCCAAGGGCACGGATGCAGAGCGCAAGCCCTTCACCCTGCATGACGGCCCGCCCTACGCCAACGGCCACCTGCACATCGGCCACGCGCTGAACAAGACCATCAAGGACATGATCGTGCGCTCGCACCAGATGATGGGCTTTGACGCGCGCTATGTGCCGGGCTGGGACTGCCACGGCCTGCCGATCGAATGGAAGATCGAGGAGCAGTACCGCAAAAAGGGCAAGAACAAGGACGCGGTGCCGGTGGTCGAATTCCGCCAGGAATGCCGCGCCTTTGCCGACAGCTGGGTCGAAATCCAGCGCGAGGAGTTCAAGCGGCTGGGCATCACCGGCAACTGGGACGATCCCTATCTGACCATGAACTACCACGCCGAGGCGGTCATCGCAGACGAGTTCATGAAGTTCCTGATGAACGGCACGCTCTATCAAGGCTCCAAGCCGGTGATGTGGTCGCCGGTCGAGAAAACCGCCCTGGCCGAGGCCGAGGTGGAGTATCACGACAAGGAAAGCTTCACCATCTGGGTGAAGTTCAAGGTGGCCGAGGCCGGCGGTTTCGTGGCTGCTGATGGCGAGGATGCCGATTATGCCGGCGCCGACTCGGCGATCGTGGCGCAGGATCTGGAAGGCGCCCATGTGGTGATCTGGACCACCACGCCCTGGACCATCCCGTCGAACAAGGCGGTGGTGTACGGCGCTGACATTGCCTATGGCCTCTATGAGGTGACCGGCGCGCCGGAAGAATGCTGGGCCGCTGCCGGCGACCGGTTCCTGCTGGCTGACAACCTGGCCGCGGATGTATTCAAACGCGCCCGGCTGGGCGAAGGCCAGTACAAGCGCCTGCGCGGCGTCTCGGCTGAGGAACTCTCCAGCCTGTCGCTGAAGCATCCCCTCGCCGGCGCCGAAGGCTCGAACGGCGAATGGGACGCCATCCGCGATTTCCGCGCCGCCAGCTTCGTGACCGACACCGAAGGCACCGGCTTCGTCCACTGTGCGCCCTCGCACGGGATGGAGGAATTCGAGCTTTACCGCGATCTCGGCATGCTGGAGCAGGTGATCACCTACAACGTGATGGACGACGGCTCCTTCCGCGCCGATCTGCCGTTCTTTGGCGGCACCTACATCCTCAACCGCAAGGGCGGCGAGGGCGATGCCAACAAGGCCGTCATCGACAAGCTGGTTGAGGCCGGCGGCCTGCTGGCGCGCGGCAAGATCAAGCACAGCTACCCGCATTCCTGGCGCTCCAAGGCGCCGATCATCTACCGCAACACGCCGCAGTGGTTCGCCTCTGTCGACCGCAAGCTGGATGACGGCATGGGCGAGATGGGTGACAGCATCCGCGAACGCGCCCTGCGCTCGATCGACGAACTGGTGAAGTGGTGGCCGCAAACGGGGCGCAACCGCCTGTTCTCGATGATCGAAAGCCGCCCCGACTGGGTGCTGAGCCGCCAGCGCGCCTGGGGCGTGCCGCTCACCTGCTTTACCAGGAAAGGCGCGCTGCCGACCGATGCGGATTTCCTGCTGCGCAATGAAGATGTGAACAAACGCATCGTCGCGGAGTTCGAGGAGCACGGCGCCGACGTCTGGTACGAGGACGGCTTCAAGGCGCGGGTGCTCGGCAACAGCGTGGATCCGGACGATTACGACCAGGTTTTCGACGTGCTGGACGTGTGGTTCGACTCCGGCTCGACCCATGCCTTTGTGCTGCGCGACCGCGAGGACGGCACCGAGGACGGCATCGCCGACGTCTACATGGAAGGCACCGACCAGCACCGCGGCTGGTTCCACTCCTCGCTGCTGCAAGCCTGCGGCACCAAGGGCCGCGCGCCTTACCGCAACGTGGTGACCCACGGCTTCACGCTGGACGAGAAGGGCATGAAGATGTCCAAGTCGCTCGGCAACACCATCGTGCCCGATGAAGTGGTCAAGCAATACGGCGCCGACATCCTGCGCCTGTGGGTGGCCCAGACCGACTATACCGCCGACCAGCGGATCGGGCCGGAGATCCTGAAGGGCACCGCCGACAGCTACCGCCGCCTGCGCAATACCATGCGGTTCATGCTGGGGTCGCTGGGCGACTTCCGCGAAGAGCAGCGGGTGGCGCCGGAGGATATGCCGGAGCTGGAACGCTGGGTGCTGCACCGGCTGGCGGAACTCGACCAGAAGGTGCGCAGCGGCTACCAGTCGTTTGACTTCCAGGGTGTGTTCTCGTCGGTCTTCAACTTTGCCACCGTGGATCTGTCAGCCTTCTACTTCGACATCCGCAAGGATGCGCTCTACTGCGACGGCGACACGCTGAACGCCCGCGCCGCGCGCACCGTTCTGGATATCCTGTTCCACCGCCTGACCACCTGGCTGGCGCCGATCCTCGTCTTCACCATGGAAGAGGTCTGGCTGGAGAAATATCCGGGCGAAGGCAGCTCTGTTCACCTGCAGGACATCCCGGAAACCCCGGCCGGCTGGCTGAACCCGGCGCTGGCCGAAAAATGGGCCAAGATCCGCCAGGCCCGCCGGGTGGTGACAGCGGCGCTGGAGGTGCAGCGCACCGACAAGGTGATCGGCGCCTCGCTGGAGGCCGCGCCGGTGGTGCATGTGCGCGACAAGGAGGCGCTGGCGGCGCTGAAATCGGTCAACTTTGCCGATATCTGCATCACGTCGGATATCATGCTGACAAATGACCCGGCCCCGGCCGAAGCTTTCCGGATGCCGGAGGTGGATGGCGTCTCGGTGGTGTTTGAGAAGGCCGATGGCGATAAGTGCCAGCGCTGCTGGAAGATCCTGCCGGATGTGGGCCGCCACAGCCACGCGGGCGTCTGCGGCCGCTGCGACAGCGCGCTGAGCTGA
- a CDS encoding N-acetyltransferase family protein produces the protein MPKLYTWAEAISFCGTMIDRGWVTVAERQGGVLGFLARDGAEVCALYLAPGACGQGAGKALLDAAKAAAPRLILRTFAANTRAQKFYRREGFSETGRGGGADNEEGLPDIAYEWRAIREAAA, from the coding sequence ATGCCCAAGCTTTATACTTGGGCAGAGGCGATCTCCTTCTGCGGCACGATGATCGACCGCGGCTGGGTCACCGTGGCGGAGCGCCAGGGCGGCGTGCTGGGCTTTCTGGCCCGCGACGGGGCAGAGGTCTGCGCGCTCTACCTCGCGCCAGGCGCCTGCGGGCAGGGCGCGGGCAAGGCGCTCTTGGATGCGGCCAAGGCGGCCGCGCCGCGGCTGATCCTGCGCACGTTCGCCGCCAACACGCGTGCGCAGAAGTTTTACCGGCGCGAGGGCTTTTCCGAGACCGGCCGCGGCGGCGGGGCGGACAACGAGGAAGGCCTGCCCGACATCGCCTATGAGTGGCGCGCCATCCGGGAGGCGGCAGCATGA
- the truA gene encoding tRNA pseudouridine(38-40) synthase TruA, translating to MPRFALKVEYHGKPFAGWQRQKDLPSVQGAIEAALARLEPGEHTIAAAGRTDTGVHALGQVAHCDMAKDWDPFRLSEALNYHLKPDPVAIVACARVDDDWHARFSAVERQYLFRILIRRAPATHDAGQVWQLSHELDADAMQEAAKHLIGNHDFTTFRSSICQAQSPVKTLDELTVERVQGFSGPEIHFHVRARSFLHNQVRSFVGTLERVGAGAWDPADVKAALEARDRAACGPVCPGHGLYLARVGYPEDPFA from the coding sequence ATGCCGCGTTTTGCTTTGAAAGTCGAATACCACGGGAAGCCTTTTGCCGGCTGGCAAAGGCAGAAGGATCTGCCGTCCGTGCAGGGCGCGATCGAGGCTGCGCTGGCGCGGCTGGAACCGGGGGAACACACCATCGCCGCCGCCGGGCGCACCGATACCGGCGTGCATGCGCTGGGACAGGTGGCCCATTGCGATATGGCCAAGGACTGGGACCCGTTCCGCCTGTCGGAGGCGCTGAATTACCACCTGAAGCCCGACCCGGTCGCCATCGTGGCCTGCGCCCGGGTGGACGATGACTGGCACGCGCGGTTCTCCGCGGTGGAGCGGCAGTATCTGTTCCGCATCCTGATCCGCCGCGCGCCGGCCACTCATGACGCTGGGCAGGTCTGGCAGCTGAGCCATGAGCTGGACGCGGACGCCATGCAGGAAGCGGCCAAACATCTGATCGGAAACCATGATTTCACCACCTTCCGCTCTTCCATCTGCCAGGCGCAAAGCCCCGTGAAGACGCTGGATGAGCTGACGGTGGAGCGGGTGCAGGGTTTTTCCGGGCCGGAGATCCATTTCCACGTGCGCGCCCGCAGTTTCCTGCACAATCAGGTCAGGAGCTTTGTCGGCACTCTGGAGCGGGTTGGCGCAGGCGCCTGGGACCCGGCGGATGTGAAAGCCGCGCTGGAGGCCCGCGACCGCGCCGCCTGCGGGCCGGTCTGCCCCGGCCACGGGCTGTATCTGGCGCGGGTGGGCTATCCGGAAGACCCCTTCGCCTGA
- a CDS encoding NYN domain-containing protein, with product MANTTKPPLLAVLIDADNISAKYAEAMFDEIASFGEASIRRIYGDFAGGSPQGWNKEKLAALAIVPHQQFANTTGKNASDIALVIDAMDILHSGRFDGFVLISSDSDFTRLASRIREQGLDVYGMGMRKTPAAFVKACKRFIYVENLLEDPGKSKPKAKKAEETKEETKDDAPAELVDPTKLVVRAMDAIDQDDEWFTLGQIGQYITAASPDFDTRSYGKRKLSDLIASLKLFETKRGEGNQILVRRLD from the coding sequence ATGGCTAACACCACGAAACCGCCGCTTCTGGCCGTCCTGATCGACGCCGACAACATCTCCGCCAAATATGCGGAGGCAATGTTCGATGAGATCGCCTCCTTCGGCGAGGCCAGCATCCGGCGCATCTATGGCGATTTTGCCGGCGGCAGCCCGCAGGGCTGGAACAAGGAGAAGCTGGCGGCGCTGGCAATTGTCCCGCATCAGCAGTTTGCCAATACCACCGGCAAGAATGCCTCTGACATCGCGCTGGTGATCGATGCGATGGACATCCTGCATTCGGGCCGCTTTGACGGTTTTGTGCTGATCTCCTCGGACAGCGATTTCACCCGGCTGGCCAGCCGCATCCGCGAACAGGGGCTGGACGTCTACGGCATGGGGATGCGCAAGACGCCCGCGGCCTTTGTCAAAGCCTGCAAGCGGTTCATCTATGTTGAGAACCTGCTGGAGGACCCGGGTAAGAGCAAGCCCAAGGCGAAGAAAGCGGAAGAGACCAAGGAAGAGACCAAAGATGACGCACCGGCAGAGCTGGTGGATCCGACCAAGCTGGTGGTGCGGGCGATGGATGCGATCGACCAGGACGACGAGTGGTTCACCCTGGGCCAGATAGGCCAGTACATCACCGCAGCCTCGCCGGATTTCGACACCCGCAGCTACGGCAAGCGCAAGCTGAGCGACCTGATCGCCTCGCTCAAGCTGTTTGAGACCAAGCGCGGCGAGGGCAATCAGATCCTGGTGCGGCGGCTGGACTGA
- a CDS encoding group III truncated hemoglobin: MTDTDTANPLARFEITAEDISRVVAVFYARVRGHDVLGPVFAAHVSDWPEHEEKIAGFWRNAILRERSYSGNPMRVHVSRPDVKAEHFPLWLGLFHEVLRAELPAQTALQWGALADRIGEGFRTGIVAMRQPKDQPPKLF, from the coding sequence ATGACCGATACAGACACCGCAAACCCGCTGGCGCGGTTCGAAATCACTGCAGAGGATATTTCCCGCGTGGTCGCCGTGTTCTATGCCCGCGTGCGCGGCCATGACGTGCTGGGGCCGGTGTTTGCCGCGCATGTCTCCGACTGGCCGGAGCATGAGGAGAAGATCGCAGGCTTCTGGCGCAATGCGATCCTGCGGGAACGCAGCTACAGCGGCAATCCGATGCGGGTGCACGTCAGCCGCCCCGATGTGAAGGCGGAGCATTTCCCGCTGTGGCTGGGCCTGTTCCACGAGGTGCTGCGGGCCGAGCTGCCAGCACAGACGGCGCTGCAATGGGGCGCCTTGGCCGACCGTATCGGCGAGGGCTTCCGCACCGGGATCGTGGCAATGCGCCAGCCCAAGGACCAGCCGCCGAAACTGTTCTGA